Proteins from a genomic interval of Aureimonas sp. AU20:
- the hpt gene encoding hypoxanthine phosphoribosyltransferase — MIRVRGKTIETLFSEEEIASQIERLAAEIAARKPENLLVVAVLKGSFIFAADLIRALHKQHVAPEMEFIQLSSYGTGTVGGDVRIVRDLDGQIAGRKVLIVDDILESGRTLKFARELMLSRGATGAEIAVLLDKRMRRVVELEADYVGFECPDHFVVGYGMDVAHTFRELPFVGRVVS; from the coding sequence ATGATCCGGGTTCGCGGCAAGACCATCGAGACGCTCTTCTCGGAAGAGGAGATCGCAAGCCAGATCGAACGGCTGGCCGCCGAGATCGCCGCGCGCAAGCCCGAGAACCTTCTCGTGGTGGCGGTGCTGAAAGGCTCCTTCATCTTCGCGGCCGATCTCATCCGCGCGCTGCACAAGCAGCATGTCGCGCCGGAGATGGAGTTCATCCAGCTTTCCTCCTACGGCACGGGCACGGTCGGCGGCGACGTGCGCATCGTGCGCGATCTCGACGGGCAGATCGCCGGTCGCAAGGTGCTGATCGTCGACGACATCCTCGAGTCGGGCCGCACGCTGAAATTCGCCCGCGAACTTATGCTCTCGCGCGGGGCGACGGGCGCCGAGATCGCGGTCCTCCTCGACAAGCGCATGCGCCGCGTCGTGGAACTGGAGGCCGATTATGTCGGCTTCGAATGCCCCGACCATTTCGTCGTCGGCTACGGCATGGACGTCGCCCACACGTTCCGCGAACTGCCCTTCGTCGGTCGCGTCGTGAGCTAA
- a CDS encoding response regulator has protein sequence MARILIAEDEAGVRLLVARALRMEGHEVVMAEDGEMAIDILAEENGRFDLVLSDIRMPALTGIELAYAARAAFPDLPILLMTGYAEQREAAEDLSEIIMGVVDKPFTLAEIRLRVAQALRDPAADEDLFLMRRYG, from the coding sequence ATGGCGAGAATTCTGATCGCGGAAGACGAAGCGGGTGTGCGCCTCCTCGTGGCCCGCGCGCTGCGCATGGAAGGGCACGAAGTCGTCATGGCCGAAGACGGCGAGATGGCGATCGACATCCTGGCGGAGGAAAACGGACGCTTCGACCTCGTCCTTTCCGACATTCGCATGCCGGCCCTGACGGGCATCGAGCTGGCCTATGCCGCGCGCGCCGCCTTCCCGGACCTGCCGATCCTCCTGATGACCGGCTATGCCGAGCAGCGGGAAGCGGCCGAGGACCTCAGCGAGATCATCATGGGCGTGGTGGACAAGCCCTTCACGCTCGCCGAAATCCGCCTTCGCGTGGCGCAGGCGCTGCGCGATCCCGCGGCGGACGAAGACTTGTTTCTGATGCGCCGCTACGGCTGA